A genomic segment from Chitinophaga niabensis encodes:
- the ispE gene encoding 4-(cytidine 5'-diphospho)-2-C-methyl-D-erythritol kinase produces MILFPNCKINLGLHILQKRADGFHDLETVFYPLLLQDALEIITAEENIFSSSGLDIPGDTEDNLCKKAWHLLKADFPQLPAIHMHLHKQIPIGAGLGGGSADGAFTLRLLNSKYNLDLSLEKLEAYAAILGSDCPFFIRNTACFASGRGELMEPLDLDLTAYSFLLVHPGIHVNTGWAFGQIIPGRPAVPLKDIDWQDVSSWKHRLTNDFEAPVFAAYPAIGGIKEKMYKNGAIYAAMSGSGSAVIGIFPKNKLPETGWETGCRVFEMI; encoded by the coding sequence GTGATCCTTTTCCCCAATTGCAAGATCAACCTGGGTTTACACATTCTGCAAAAACGTGCAGATGGTTTTCACGACCTGGAAACCGTGTTCTACCCGCTCCTTTTACAGGACGCCCTGGAGATCATCACAGCAGAAGAAAACATCTTTTCCAGCAGTGGCCTGGATATTCCGGGAGACACAGAAGATAATCTCTGTAAAAAAGCCTGGCACCTGTTAAAAGCAGACTTCCCGCAACTACCCGCTATACATATGCATCTGCATAAACAGATCCCGATAGGCGCAGGCCTTGGAGGAGGTTCCGCAGATGGTGCTTTTACCCTCAGACTGCTCAACTCAAAATACAACCTGGACCTCTCCCTGGAAAAGCTGGAAGCGTATGCTGCGATACTGGGCAGCGATTGTCCTTTCTTTATCCGGAATACAGCCTGTTTTGCTTCAGGCAGAGGAGAACTTATGGAACCCCTTGACCTGGACCTCACCGCCTATTCTTTCCTCCTCGTACATCCCGGTATCCATGTTAACACCGGATGGGCATTTGGGCAGATCATACCGGGCCGCCCGGCTGTTCCCTTAAAAGATATCGACTGGCAGGATGTAAGTAGCTGGAAGCACCGTTTAACGAATGATTTTGAAGCGCCGGTGTTTGCCGCCTACCCCGCTATCGGAGGAATAAAAGAGAAGATGTATAAGAATGGGGCCATCTATGCCGCCATGAGCGGAAGCGGATCTGCCGTAATAGGGATCTTTCCCAAGAACAAATTACCAGAAACCGGTTGGGAAACAGGATGCAGGGTTTTTGAAATGATATAA
- the rplT gene encoding 50S ribosomal protein L20 translates to MPRSVNAVASRARRKKILKQAKGFYGKRKNVYTVAKNVLEKGLTYSYVGRKLKKRNYRQLWIARINAAARAEGLTYSAFIHKLSEKNIGLNRKVLADLAMNEPETFKSLIASVK, encoded by the coding sequence ATGCCTCGTTCAGTAAACGCAGTTGCGTCCAGAGCCAGAAGAAAGAAGATCTTAAAGCAAGCCAAAGGCTTCTACGGTAAACGTAAAAATGTTTATACCGTAGCTAAGAACGTTCTGGAGAAAGGCTTAACCTATTCTTATGTAGGTCGCAAACTGAAGAAAAGAAACTACCGTCAACTGTGGATCGCCCGTATTAACGCTGCGGCCAGAGCAGAAGGATTGACTTACTCAGCATTCATCCATAAATTGTCAGAAAAGAACATTGGTCTGAACAGAAAAGTTCTCGCTGACTTGGCAATGAATGAGCCTGAAACTTTCAAAAGCCTTATCGCTTCTGTAAAATAA
- the rpmI gene encoding 50S ribosomal protein L35 yields MPKVKTHSRAKKTFTVTGSGAIKRPKAFKSHLLTKKSNKRKRSLRGSSLVADANLNLVKRMLVLR; encoded by the coding sequence ATGCCAAAAGTAAAGACTCATAGCCGTGCGAAGAAGACGTTTACGGTGACCGGCAGCGGAGCGATCAAACGTCCGAAGGCTTTCAAAAGTCACTTATTGACTAAGAAGTCTAACAAAAGAAAGCGTTCATTGAGAGGCAGTAGCCTGGTAGCTGATGCAAATCTGAACCTGGTGAAGCGTATGCTCGTACTTCGCTAA
- a CDS encoding HYR-like domain-containing protein: protein MRRFLLLLLTILSSGAVSEIYAQNGRLTAPANVCQNAYASMHAFIDDFRAVDSVRWTITPPSGPAYTYSRAMHLISNHPKFKYFSATGQSVTFITDLIGTYSVTATIYYTNGGNQRNRTRTKSFNVYDCSMDECEGTFTPATNFKETFGQFYAGAPRRPVDPPATVGYTYAPSADLADDFYSIHYNSQIGGRPEWDNVGDHTDNGYGGMLIANSSDNPKLFYRRTINGLCPGAKYNFSAWFINLNSLTVLSNTCQREDYRYAGVTFIVRNASNNAIIRQFNTNDVSMDLSRNLPGDQHLTGWQKFGGTLTLAPGQQNVIVEIMNNNPGGCGNDIAVDDIEFVFCAPKIYSYIDGLGVSEDMVCPGAELTLTSVIEPSNYFANPVYRWEMNRNSTGWVTVGAPYTNFNTPILNIPAGTLQELDVIEYRLMVFEAGNVNDAGCYTPSNRVLLTVPALPSINATRPAICRGDTTILRASPLESPSVTGYENFTFVGPRILTWPTLPAPKDSVMVNPIVTSVYNVRGGINYGRYANGTPRYCFKDASITITVDQPPTVNLGPDQVLCAGTPVTLDAGAANAAFPITWSPGSQTSQTITFPAPTPGAGVATLTNQHRVMVRNGECTVRDTVNITGVAPAVANIDIPQFYCGVTAIALKADAITADYAGLWTIVGASYGATIANPTLANGASLNNVPPDQPITLRWTVSPLARPDCSTFEEFTITSETRPTATVTGPFTQCSPTFPLSGNVPGPGMQGQWVVISGSATFDDPSSPTAIATVTGTTQVRIEWRVSRTNPLSTCAPATRQTTLDYTPPPLLNVTSVDLNSCANTNRFTLPWSQVNNPTSYIIEAFGANPMPGFVTKSGSISGATGNIITAIPANTPAGTYTFRLTARKTSPPNCNGYTYFTVRIETPSTVPTITLSAPTICAGSSATLTANGTLGSGANWVWYQGGCGTGTAIGSGPSITVSPTTATTYYVRAESAMPCGNTTCASATVNVDMMPAAANAGPDQVHCNIATFSLNATAPSIGTGTWTVPAGITLTGGLNNRNATVTVPAGQTVTLTWTVTNGTCTSTPDNVVLTNLQPIADNVISQDQLICGGNQPAQLTGTGTPSGGDGTYTYQWEYSTTSATGPFSPVASAVGSIFQPPVLSQTTWYRRVVTSGTCTSNSNVIQIRIATNPPVVVSTPAATSAQCLTGTDYTTLFGTPVFSHPDNLSFTVTHNDVTTTLACGFSITRTWTATDACMHTATTSQTITITDTTVPLIAGIPNDTTVNCDAVPPQPNLTATDNCDNNVTVTRAETRTNGACPNSYILTRTWTARDACGNQTVATQIVTVRDTTAPVVTTVIPAARTVDCDAVPVQEDITATDNCSAVPNILVTKNQVRTNGACANSYILTRTWIVRDECGNDTTITQILTVQDTTAPVVTTVIPAARTVDCNAVPVQEDVTATDNCSAVPNISITKNEVRTNGACANTYTLTRTWVVRDECGNDTTITQVVHVQDTTAPVVTTLIPAARTVDCDAVPVQEDITATDNCSAVPNISVVKN from the coding sequence ATGAGAAGATTTCTACTCCTATTATTAACCATACTTTCCTCGGGGGCTGTATCTGAGATATATGCACAGAACGGAAGGCTAACGGCGCCGGCTAACGTCTGCCAGAACGCATATGCTTCCATGCATGCGTTCATAGACGATTTCAGGGCCGTGGATAGTGTACGGTGGACGATTACGCCTCCAAGTGGACCGGCCTATACCTATAGCCGGGCAATGCACCTGATAAGTAACCACCCGAAGTTCAAATACTTCAGTGCCACGGGGCAATCTGTGACCTTCATAACAGACCTTATAGGAACATATAGTGTCACCGCTACTATTTATTATACAAATGGAGGAAACCAAAGGAACAGGACCCGGACCAAGTCATTCAATGTATATGATTGCTCTATGGACGAGTGCGAAGGTACTTTTACACCCGCAACAAACTTCAAAGAGACATTTGGTCAGTTCTACGCAGGTGCTCCACGGAGACCGGTAGATCCTCCTGCCACCGTGGGATATACTTATGCTCCCTCAGCAGACCTCGCAGACGACTTTTATAGTATCCATTATAACTCTCAGATAGGTGGCCGCCCGGAATGGGATAACGTAGGAGACCATACTGATAACGGATATGGTGGTATGCTTATCGCCAACTCATCTGATAATCCGAAACTTTTTTACAGAAGAACGATAAACGGCCTTTGTCCGGGTGCTAAATATAATTTCTCGGCGTGGTTCATCAACCTTAACTCGCTTACTGTATTAAGCAACACCTGTCAACGGGAAGATTACCGTTATGCAGGTGTAACCTTTATTGTACGGAATGCCTCTAATAATGCTATCATCAGGCAGTTTAATACCAATGATGTATCGATGGACCTCTCCCGCAATTTGCCGGGAGATCAGCATTTAACAGGCTGGCAGAAATTCGGAGGTACACTTACACTCGCGCCCGGTCAGCAAAATGTGATCGTGGAGATCATGAACAATAACCCGGGTGGTTGTGGTAACGACATTGCGGTGGATGATATTGAATTCGTTTTTTGTGCACCTAAGATATATTCCTATATAGATGGACTGGGTGTGTCCGAAGATATGGTATGCCCCGGAGCTGAATTAACCCTCACTTCCGTGATCGAGCCATCCAACTATTTCGCAAACCCGGTTTACCGCTGGGAAATGAACAGGAATAGCACAGGATGGGTAACTGTCGGCGCTCCATATACTAACTTCAATACACCAATACTGAATATTCCGGCAGGAACCTTACAGGAATTAGACGTCATCGAATACCGGCTGATGGTATTTGAAGCCGGGAACGTAAATGATGCGGGGTGTTATACTCCTTCCAACCGGGTACTGCTAACAGTACCCGCGCTACCCAGTATCAATGCAACGAGACCCGCCATCTGCCGGGGGGATACTACTATCCTCAGGGCCAGCCCATTGGAATCGCCGAGCGTTACAGGGTATGAGAACTTTACCTTCGTCGGGCCCAGGATCTTAACCTGGCCAACACTTCCTGCACCAAAGGATTCCGTAATGGTGAATCCTATTGTTACAAGTGTTTATAATGTTAGAGGTGGTATTAATTATGGGCGCTATGCAAATGGTACGCCCCGTTACTGCTTTAAAGATGCGAGTATCACCATTACGGTAGATCAGCCACCAACTGTAAACCTTGGTCCGGACCAGGTTTTGTGCGCAGGCACACCTGTTACCCTGGATGCGGGAGCAGCCAATGCTGCATTTCCCATCACCTGGTCGCCAGGTAGCCAGACAAGCCAGACGATCACCTTCCCTGCTCCCACTCCTGGTGCCGGCGTAGCTACGCTAACGAATCAGCACAGAGTAATGGTGAGGAATGGGGAATGTACCGTACGTGATACTGTTAATATTACCGGCGTAGCCCCTGCCGTAGCGAATATCGATATACCACAATTCTATTGCGGCGTTACGGCTATAGCCTTAAAAGCAGATGCGATCACGGCTGACTATGCAGGTCTGTGGACAATTGTTGGAGCCAGCTATGGCGCCACTATTGCGAACCCAACACTTGCAAACGGTGCTTCATTGAACAACGTTCCCCCGGATCAGCCGATCACTTTAAGATGGACGGTTTCTCCACTGGCCAGGCCAGATTGTAGTACCTTCGAAGAATTCACGATCACCAGTGAAACAAGGCCCACCGCTACTGTAACAGGGCCATTCACACAGTGTTCTCCTACATTCCCGCTTTCCGGTAATGTTCCGGGACCAGGTATGCAGGGGCAATGGGTGGTAATATCCGGCTCCGCTACATTTGATGATCCAAGCAGCCCTACTGCCATAGCCACCGTAACCGGTACTACGCAGGTGAGGATTGAATGGAGGGTATCCCGCACCAATCCTTTATCCACTTGTGCACCGGCTACAAGGCAAACCACACTCGATTATACGCCGCCGCCATTGCTCAACGTGACCAGTGTAGATCTAAACAGTTGCGCTAATACCAACAGGTTTACATTACCATGGTCCCAGGTGAACAATCCGACAAGCTATATAATAGAAGCTTTTGGTGCGAACCCAATGCCTGGATTCGTAACAAAATCAGGTTCCATTTCAGGCGCTACCGGTAATATTATTACCGCAATTCCTGCCAACACACCGGCTGGTACCTATACCTTCCGTTTAACCGCAAGGAAAACATCGCCTCCTAACTGTAATGGATATACTTATTTCACCGTAAGGATCGAAACACCATCTACCGTACCTACTATTACCCTCTCTGCACCAACAATTTGTGCCGGTTCTTCCGCTACATTGACTGCAAATGGTACATTAGGTTCCGGTGCTAACTGGGTTTGGTACCAGGGTGGATGCGGAACCGGTACAGCTATTGGCTCCGGCCCAAGCATCACGGTTTCACCAACTACAGCCACTACTTACTATGTAAGAGCAGAAAGTGCCATGCCATGCGGTAACACTACCTGTGCTTCTGCTACTGTAAATGTGGATATGATGCCTGCTGCAGCAAATGCCGGTCCTGACCAGGTGCATTGTAACATCGCCACATTTAGCCTGAATGCAACCGCACCAAGTATCGGCACCGGTACATGGACGGTACCTGCAGGTATCACGCTTACCGGTGGCCTCAATAACCGTAACGCTACCGTAACAGTGCCTGCCGGACAAACAGTTACATTAACCTGGACTGTTACCAACGGTACCTGTACCTCTACTCCTGATAACGTGGTACTTACTAACCTGCAGCCCATCGCAGATAACGTGATATCGCAGGATCAGCTGATCTGTGGAGGTAATCAACCAGCGCAGCTTACCGGAACCGGCACACCAAGTGGCGGTGACGGAACATATACCTATCAGTGGGAATACAGCACCACCAGTGCTACAGGTCCCTTCTCCCCTGTTGCGAGTGCAGTTGGAAGCATCTTCCAGCCACCGGTATTATCACAAACAACATGGTACAGAAGAGTGGTAACCTCAGGTACTTGTACTTCCAACAGTAATGTGATCCAGATCCGAATCGCCACCAACCCGCCTGTAGTGGTTTCAACACCAGCAGCTACCAGTGCGCAATGTTTGACCGGTACTGATTACACTACATTATTCGGTACTCCTGTATTCAGCCACCCGGATAACCTTTCATTTACCGTTACCCATAACGACGTCACAACAACGCTGGCCTGCGGATTCAGCATTACCCGCACATGGACGGCTACAGACGCCTGTATGCATACGGCTACTACATCTCAAACCATCACCATCACGGATACAACAGTTCCGCTGATTGCCGGCATACCAAATGATACTACGGTAAACTGCGATGCTGTACCTCCTCAGCCGAATCTGACAGCTACTGATAATTGTGACAACAACGTAACCGTAACAAGGGCTGAGACTCGCACCAATGGTGCCTGCCCTAACAGCTATATCCTTACCCGTACATGGACCGCCAGGGATGCCTGTGGTAATCAGACGGTTGCTACACAGATCGTTACGGTAAGAGATACTACTGCTCCGGTAGTGACTACTGTAATCCCTGCTGCAAGAACGGTAGATTGTGATGCCGTTCCGGTTCAGGAAGACATTACGGCTACTGACAACTGCTCTGCGGTTCCAAATATTTTGGTAACCAAAAACCAGGTTCGCACGAACGGTGCCTGCGCCAACAGCTACATCCTCACCCGCACATGGATAGTGAGAGATGAGTGTGGCAATGATACCACTATCACACAAATACTCACCGTGCAGGATACAACAGCTCCGGTAGTGACTACTGTAATCCCGGCTGCAAGAACAGTAGATTGTAACGCAGTTCCTGTTCAGGAAGACGTTACTGCTACCGATAACTGCTCTGCGGTACCAAATATTTCAATAACTAAAAATGAAGTGCGCACCAATGGTGCCTGTGCCAATACTTATACCCTCACCCGCACATGGGTAGTGAGAGATGAGTGTGGTAACGATACTACCATTACGCAAGTAGTACATGTTCAGGATACAACCGCGCCGGTGGTTACAACTTTGATTCCGGCCGCCAGAACGGTAGATTGTGATGCGGTTCCTGTTCAGGAAGATATCACGGCTACTGATAACTGCTCTGCGGTTCCGAATATCAGCGTAGTTAAGAAC
- a CDS encoding bifunctional nuclease family protein, which produces MRKIELEIVALSHSITQTHSYAVVLGEVNGLRRLPIVIGGFEAQAIAVALEKMQPSRPLTHDLMKNFMNAFSVELHEVVISNLQEGIFYSKLICSNNDDTIEIDSRTSDALALAVRFGCPIYTYENILNSAGILLDDPAGKKTTKPAGGPTISEHEKGAEDDLKVLNLEELNTLLQEVLEQEDYIRAIAIRDEINSRKSK; this is translated from the coding sequence TTGGAAATAGTTGCTTTGTCGCACAGTATTACGCAAACTCATTCATATGCCGTGGTGTTAGGAGAAGTGAATGGATTAAGGCGTTTACCCATAGTTATTGGAGGGTTTGAAGCTCAGGCCATAGCAGTAGCGCTGGAAAAAATGCAGCCCAGCAGGCCGCTCACACACGATCTCATGAAAAATTTCATGAATGCATTTAGCGTTGAGTTGCATGAAGTGGTGATCAGCAATTTGCAGGAAGGCATTTTCTACTCCAAATTGATCTGCTCCAATAACGATGATACGATAGAAATAGACTCCCGCACATCAGACGCCCTGGCATTGGCAGTACGGTTCGGATGCCCCATTTATACATACGAAAACATCCTGAACAGTGCAGGCATCCTGCTGGACGATCCCGCTGGCAAGAAAACAACCAAACCAGCCGGAGGGCCAACTATCTCAGAGCATGAAAAAGGTGCTGAAGATGACCTTAAAGTGCTGAACCTGGAAGAGCTGAACACACTCCTGCAGGAAGTACTGGAACAGGAAGATTATATCCGCGCCATCGCCATCCGCGATGAGATCAATAGCCGAAAAAGTAAATAA